From a region of the Triticum aestivum cultivar Chinese Spring chromosome 7D, IWGSC CS RefSeq v2.1, whole genome shotgun sequence genome:
- the LOC123164320 gene encoding K(+) efflux antiporter 6 isoform X2, with protein MLMRRRRQGPVLPRLLFSVLLLASAVAFLPRAAGDAAEAGDEGRVGEAVAAVERADAATAALGAAEAGGEAAQGNATTKEHSLADMIDRALEKEFPDSEGEQGGGETDPGSFNNTVAEKQGVLETVARRVTKKNETKDNNSFPFKEVFLDRSEQEDVPTLIDRKDNVFIISNRKSKYPVLQLDLTLISDLVVVIVSATCGGIAFACLGQPVITGYLLAGSIIGPGGFSFVNELVQVETVAQFGVIFLLFALGLEFSTAKLRAVRAVAVLGGLLQIILFMFLCGISATLCGGKTKEGVFVGVLLSMSSTAVVLKFLMEKNSINVLHGQVTVGILVLQDCAVGLLFALLPILSGASGLLHGVASMTKSLVLLISFLGILSILSRTCVPWFLKLMISLSSQTNELYQLAAVAFCLLFAWCSDKLGLSLELGSFAAGVMISTTDLAQHTLEQIEPIRNLFAALFLASIGMLINVHFLWNHVDILLAAVILVITIKTFIVSIVVKGFGYNNKTSLLVGMSLAQIGEFAFVLLSRASSIHLIEGKLYLLLLGTTALSLVTTPLLFKMIPAVVHLGVLLRWFSVDSNQLGLKGEVLRIDSGKRINLIIQGPHDS; from the exons ATGCTGATGCGTCGCCGCCGCCAGGGCCCGGTCCTCCCCCGCCTCCTcttctccgtcctcctcctcgcgtCGGCCGTCGCATTCCTCCCCCGCGCGGCCGGCGatgcggccgaggcgggcgacgaggGCCGCGTGGGGGAGGCGGTCGCGGCGGTGGAGCGCGCGGACGCCGCGACCGCGGCCCTTGGGGCGGCCgaggccggcggggaggcggcgcagGGCAATGCCACGACCAAGGAGCACAGCCTCGCCGACATGATCGACCGCGCGCTGGAGAAGGAGTTCCCCGACTCGGAGGGTGAACAGGGCGGCGGAG AGACGGACCCCGGCAGCTTCAACAACACGGTCGCGGAGAAGCAG GGAGTTCTGGAAACTGTGGCCAGAAGAGTAACGAAGAAGAATGAGACCAAAGACAATAA CTCATTCCCATTCAAGGAGGTTTTCTTGGATCGGTCAGAGCAAGAGGATGTTCCCACGTTGATTGATCGGAAG GATAATGTTTTTATTATATCAAATCGGAAGTCGAAGTACCCTGTACTGCAGCTGGACCTTAC GTTGATCTCAGATCTTGTTGTCGTTATTGTATCTGCTACATGTGGTGGAATTGCCTTTGCTTGCCTTGGACAACCA GTCATTACAGGTTATTTGCTTGCAGGTTCTATAATTGGCCCTGGAGGTTTTAGCTTTGTCAACGAACTGGTGCAA GTTGAGACAGTAGCTCAGTTTGGTGTGATATTTCTCCTTTTTGCTCTAGGACTTGAGTTCTCTACCGCAAAA CTACGAGCTGTACGTGCAGTTGCCGTTCTTGGAGGATTGCTGCAAATTATACTTTTTATGTTCCTTTGTGGTATTTCTGCCACG CTATGTGGGGGTAAAACAAAGGAAGGTGTTTTTGTTGGCGTTCTTCTTTCTATGTCTTCGACAGCAGTG GTTTTAAAATTTTTGATGGAAAAAAATAGTATCAATGTGCTTCATGGCCAAGTGACGGTTGGCATACTCGTATTGCAG GATTGTGCTGTTGGTCTTCTGTTTGCACTTCTTCCAATTTTGAGCGGCGCCTCTGGTCTTCTTCATGGAGTTGCGTCAATGACAAAATC GCTTGTGCTATTAATATCGTTCCTGGGAATTCTCTCTATCCTCTCCCGTACTTGTGTGCCTTGGTTTCTTAAGCTGATGATAAGTCTTTCGTCTCAG ACAAATGAACTGTACCAGTTGGCAGCAGTTGCATTCTGCCTGTTATTTGCTTGG TGCAGTGATAAATTGGGTCTGAGTCTTGAGTTGGGTTCATTTGCAGCTGGCGTTATGATATCGACAACCGATCTTGCTCAACATACTCTTGAACAA ATTGAACCAATTCGAAATCTCTTTGCCGCCCTTTTCCTTGCCAGCATCGGGATGCTAATTAATGTCCATTTTCTGTGGAACCATGTGGATATACTTCTTGCAGCTGTAATTTTGGTGATAACAATAAAGACATTTATTGTCTCTATTGTCGTAAAAGGGTTTGGCTATAACAACAAAACATCTCTTCTT GTCGGCATGTCTCTTGCACAAATtggagagtttgcttttgttcttcTTAGCCGTGCTTCAAGCATCCATCTGATTGAG GGCAAGCTGTATCTGCTTCTTCTTGGAACCACAGCGCTTAGCTTG GTAACAACACCCCTGCTATTCAAAATGATCCCAGCCGTGGTCCACCTTGGTGTTCTTTTGAGATGGTTTTCCGTCGATAGCAATCAG TTGGGCCTAAAAGGTGAAGTCCTCCGCATTGATAGCGGAAAGCGCATAAATTTGATAATCCAAGGCCCGCACGACTCATGA
- the LOC123164320 gene encoding K(+) efflux antiporter 6 isoform X1: MLMRRRRQGPVLPRLLFSVLLLASAVAFLPRAAGDAAEAGDEGRVGEAVAAVERADAATAALGAAEAGGEAAQGNATTKEHSLADMIDRALEKEFPDSEGEQGGGETDPGSFNNTVAEKQGVLETVARRVTKKNETKDNNSFPFKEVFLDRSEQEDVPTLIDRKDNVFIISNRKSKYPVLQLDLTLISDLVVVIVSATCGGIAFACLGQPVITGYLLAGSIIGPGGFSFVNELVQVETVAQFGVIFLLFALGLEFSTAKLRAVRAVAVLGGLLQIILFMFLCGISATLCGGKTKEGVFVGVLLSMSSTAVVLKFLMEKNSINVLHGQVTVGILVLQDCAVGLLFALLPILSGASGLLHGVASMTKSLVLLISFLGILSILSRTCVPWFLKLMISLSSQTNELYQLAAVAFCLLFAWCSDKLGLSLELGSFAAGVMISTTDLAQHTLEQIEPIRNLFAALFLASIGMLINVHFLWNHVDILLAAVILVITIKTFIVSIVVKGFGYNNKTSLLVGMSLAQIGEFAFVLLSRASSIHLIEGKLYLLLLGTTALSLVTTPLLFKMIPAVVHLGVLLRWFSVDSNQVELGLKGEVLRIDSGKRINLIIQGPHDS, translated from the exons ATGCTGATGCGTCGCCGCCGCCAGGGCCCGGTCCTCCCCCGCCTCCTcttctccgtcctcctcctcgcgtCGGCCGTCGCATTCCTCCCCCGCGCGGCCGGCGatgcggccgaggcgggcgacgaggGCCGCGTGGGGGAGGCGGTCGCGGCGGTGGAGCGCGCGGACGCCGCGACCGCGGCCCTTGGGGCGGCCgaggccggcggggaggcggcgcagGGCAATGCCACGACCAAGGAGCACAGCCTCGCCGACATGATCGACCGCGCGCTGGAGAAGGAGTTCCCCGACTCGGAGGGTGAACAGGGCGGCGGAG AGACGGACCCCGGCAGCTTCAACAACACGGTCGCGGAGAAGCAG GGAGTTCTGGAAACTGTGGCCAGAAGAGTAACGAAGAAGAATGAGACCAAAGACAATAA CTCATTCCCATTCAAGGAGGTTTTCTTGGATCGGTCAGAGCAAGAGGATGTTCCCACGTTGATTGATCGGAAG GATAATGTTTTTATTATATCAAATCGGAAGTCGAAGTACCCTGTACTGCAGCTGGACCTTAC GTTGATCTCAGATCTTGTTGTCGTTATTGTATCTGCTACATGTGGTGGAATTGCCTTTGCTTGCCTTGGACAACCA GTCATTACAGGTTATTTGCTTGCAGGTTCTATAATTGGCCCTGGAGGTTTTAGCTTTGTCAACGAACTGGTGCAA GTTGAGACAGTAGCTCAGTTTGGTGTGATATTTCTCCTTTTTGCTCTAGGACTTGAGTTCTCTACCGCAAAA CTACGAGCTGTACGTGCAGTTGCCGTTCTTGGAGGATTGCTGCAAATTATACTTTTTATGTTCCTTTGTGGTATTTCTGCCACG CTATGTGGGGGTAAAACAAAGGAAGGTGTTTTTGTTGGCGTTCTTCTTTCTATGTCTTCGACAGCAGTG GTTTTAAAATTTTTGATGGAAAAAAATAGTATCAATGTGCTTCATGGCCAAGTGACGGTTGGCATACTCGTATTGCAG GATTGTGCTGTTGGTCTTCTGTTTGCACTTCTTCCAATTTTGAGCGGCGCCTCTGGTCTTCTTCATGGAGTTGCGTCAATGACAAAATC GCTTGTGCTATTAATATCGTTCCTGGGAATTCTCTCTATCCTCTCCCGTACTTGTGTGCCTTGGTTTCTTAAGCTGATGATAAGTCTTTCGTCTCAG ACAAATGAACTGTACCAGTTGGCAGCAGTTGCATTCTGCCTGTTATTTGCTTGG TGCAGTGATAAATTGGGTCTGAGTCTTGAGTTGGGTTCATTTGCAGCTGGCGTTATGATATCGACAACCGATCTTGCTCAACATACTCTTGAACAA ATTGAACCAATTCGAAATCTCTTTGCCGCCCTTTTCCTTGCCAGCATCGGGATGCTAATTAATGTCCATTTTCTGTGGAACCATGTGGATATACTTCTTGCAGCTGTAATTTTGGTGATAACAATAAAGACATTTATTGTCTCTATTGTCGTAAAAGGGTTTGGCTATAACAACAAAACATCTCTTCTT GTCGGCATGTCTCTTGCACAAATtggagagtttgcttttgttcttcTTAGCCGTGCTTCAAGCATCCATCTGATTGAG GGCAAGCTGTATCTGCTTCTTCTTGGAACCACAGCGCTTAGCTTG GTAACAACACCCCTGCTATTCAAAATGATCCCAGCCGTGGTCCACCTTGGTGTTCTTTTGAGATGGTTTTCCGTCGATAGCAATCAGGTGGAG TTGGGCCTAAAAGGTGAAGTCCTCCGCATTGATAGCGGAAAGCGCATAAATTTGATAATCCAAGGCCCGCACGACTCATGA